The DNA segment CCTTACCTACTGAGACACTTCAGACGCTCATGACATATTCTTTCGATGTGCTGCCAGAGTTTATTAACATTTACTTTGTAGTATACTGCTGCTCTTAACTGAAACTAAGCTAAAGTTCCTTTTTGTGGGCCATCTTGGCTGaggttatatatacatatatagtatgcTTGGCTCACTAACAAAGCATTAGAGGTATAAACATTACTTGAACTATGCCCTATACATTCAAAGGTATTCGTTTTGTTAGTTAATTTGTAGTCTCTGCCTTTCATTCCAGAGTCTCTAAAGATTTCAGATTAAATCAGATGCCAAGCTGAGCTTAGTGCCCCATGTCTACTGTTTCAGCTACTCAGGAAGCTCAGGTAGAACCGGGAATTAGATTGGAGGTCAGAATTACATTCTGACAATGCAATAAGATTCTATCTTGAAAGACATCTTATTTCTAATTTAGCTGCATTGCATTGAACCTGTGGTCTATAACAATTACTATTTATTTAGTAAATGCCCTATAAGTGCTTGTAAAAGTAGATGTTTGGCTTTTTCAGGAGTCCGTGTGATGTTTGGATATACATTTGGTGTATTCTGTTATTGTCTACAGCCTCAGCAGCCTTTTTCATTCAACTAATGTCCCTGCCCTAGAGATGTGAGTGACAACCATCAATATTCATGTCTAATCTTCCGGTACCTCCTACTCTTAGGTTGAATGTCAGCATTCTAATATTTCAACTATTGGTAACTAGTATACATACACTgtgaatttgtgtttgttttgttctgttcttggttttgttttgcttttttgagacagggtttgtataactgttctggctgtcctggaacttgcttttgtagagcaggctgtccttgaactcagattggctgcctctgcctcctgagtgctgggattaaaggcacgtgtcaccatgcctggcataaATTCGTTTTTTAATCTCGATTGGGTCATTTCTAATAGTAGgagtttaacttctttcttcttggaacattttcacttttgGTCAACATTTTAACAGTAATTATCATATGCAAGCACTTGACCACTCCTTtaatggttttgattttttgcttGCCCATTTGCATTATGAACACTCAATAAATACCAGCGTGCTGCCTGCTTATTCCAGCTAGCTCTTGAAAACAGGATATTGCCGAGAATACTAAGACTTTCTCGTGGAAGAAAACTGAAGTGACCTTGTCTAAATGAGTTTATTCCTGTGTCTCTTACTGGTCAGCCATTCTATCACAAGTAATTTTTCAGTAAGGGCATAATAGGGAAGATCCTACGACTTGTTCTTTTCACAAGTAGTCAGATTTAAGGGAGTATGCTCTGTTTGTGATTGCCATATAACTACTGGATTCGAAACACACAGTTTTAGCGGGAACAGCTTCTCCAGAAAGCGATGATAGGGGAAAATTTAGCGTATGGAACTAAGGGAGCCCATGTAACATTGCTGACCTCTTTCTGCAGCCACTTAACAAATGTTTTAACCAGCAGGGATCTGCCATACAGGCAGCTTAGGCAGCAAAGTTCAGATGTGAAAGCAGCTCAAAATCCAGCAGACAAGtaacacaggaagcagaggaagctctgccataggccaagctttagttttcttttgggAGCATAATTGGGGGGCTTGGGAAAGAACGTGAGAtgggagagaaactcaaaatgtgGAGTGTGCGGATGGCTTTCTTTGGTGGTCCTCTTCCTAGTGTGGGGGAAGGCAAACACTGGCTGAAGTCTCAGCGGCCACGTTTTGACACTGAGCATTACTTTGGCCTGCACAGCACACATCCCTTTGTAGTTAAGGCTTCACTCAGGAGAGCTACCCTTGGAGCACTGAGAACTTTGAACTGTCCCCACTCTAATCTGATGCAATAGGTTCAAACTGTGGTGAGTACAAAGTCAAAGAAAGTAGAGctgctgggcgtggtggcgcacgcctcaaGACCATGGGGGCACACATTTAAAGGAGTAGGGAGAAGACAGGAGCGCCTCTGTGCACACTCTCCTTGAAGAACACGTCAAGGGAACATGAACATAGATAAGTTTGAACTAGGAATAAGGAACACAACTATAAAtcaaacactcaggaggctgagccaggagggacagagtttcaggccagcataGGTTACATAGTACTAGAttaaccagagctacatagcaagatcttgtctaAAGGCGCTTGCCTCTCTGAGCAGCTAACACTACAACATACCCATACCCAGTCATACAGTCTAAAATGAAACTACGATCATGATGTGCATATGATTCTGTGGTCCAATGATCTGTCAGCTTCAAGAGATAAGTGATCTCTGTTCCAACAACATGACTTAGAATTCAAACTGTCACCTTTGCTAAAGCTAACAGGAATGTCTGAAGTCGTTTTGCTGTTTGCGTTGTTATCCGGGACTGACAAGTTCAGTGGCTAACGTGTATGATGGCAAGTCTGATGGAGCTAAGTTCTATCCTGCGACCAACATGGCAGAAGACAGTCACACAACCTGCACACACTATGGCACACAcgcaaaataaaatgcaaaaatggtggctcacaaccatctgtcttAAAATgcagtgccatcttctggcctgcagggacacatgcaggcagaacactatatacataataccAATCTTTAAAGAAATGCAATAAGCAGTTATTGGAACTTGCAACAGAGCACAACTTGGGTGGGTATTCAAGGTGGCACTACTCGGCGGGTGTGTTACACAACTTTCCCAAAGACATCTTCAGCGATATGCAAACCACCCAAACTAATGACATGTAAGACACCTTCTTAACTTCAACAACAAAGTcattcataaattattttcagaCAGAAGGAAACTGCAAAAGTAATTATTGTAAAAGTACATAATCTGGAGTGAAATGTGCTACCATCTTACTTTTTTAGGATCTTTGCAATGTAATTCTAAATTTGTGTAATATCGGCTACCTTTCTCAGTGCCATGACCAAATACTGTAGTGCTTTTGTTGGCTTACAGCTCAATGGGACATACCCATCTAGGCAGGGAAGGCATAGTGGCAAGGGCACGGGCCAGCAGGTCACATCTATCTAACCAGGAAGAAACAGGACATAAGAAGTCAGCCTGatatacctttttttaaaaaaatattatttattatgtatactatattgtctgtatgtatgtctgcaggccagaagagggcaccagacctcattacagatggttgtgagccaccatgtggttgccgggaataaaactcaggacctttggaagagcaggcagtactcttaaccaatgagccatctcttcagccccctatctatatctatataattCCAAGTCACCTAGTGTTACAGTTAAGATTCCAtctcaaagaaaatgtggtcaagACACTAAAGTCCCACTTCTAATGAGGCATGTCCTCCAGTAAGGCTCCATCTTTCAGAGGTTCcactaccaccccacccccatgtaaAATGCCCAAGGTCATTCCACATTTAAGCCCAGGTGTGCAATTTAGCATTTTAACCATCATTTGTGTCCTTGGCAACTTGTTCAGCTGTAGTGGGAAGCTACAAATTTTAATCAGAGACCTTGAATTTTCCTTTTTGCACGTGTATGTTTACACATTAAGGTGTAAATGTTAAGTCAAATTGACCTCAAGCATCCTTCTAAATTGCTCTCCATCTTACAAACAGAGGCTGGGTCTCTGACTGAGCCTGCAGCTCCCTGGGATCCCATCTTTGCTTTTCCAGTGCTGCAATCACACATGGGCCTGCATTGCCACCCAGTGTTTACATGGAAGCACCAAGTGTTCTACTCACTGAGCCAGCTCCACAGCTCGTACATTTTTGTTACGAGTATACATGTGTTGTAAATActttgtaagttcaagaccagccagggctacataacatACCTTCTCAAAAACCAGGaaaatatcacattttcattcatgttttgCATTTTGGAGGTACTGGAAATCCAATCTGGGGCCTCTTTGCATGCTAAGTAGGCATTCTGTCACCTACATTTTGGGGTTGAGGGCTTCtaggcaggtttctctgtgtagccctgactgtcctagtactctctgtacaccaggctggccttagtcacctgcctctgcctcacgagtgcttggattaaaggtgtgtgctatatCAGCTCCATCACTGGACTTATATCCCAagatctttttacttttttcagaCAGAGCCACAAACTGCTCTGTGAAGCTCCAAGGCCTTTAACTTCAgctcttcctgactcagcctcagtagttggaattacaggcctatgAGAgcagactctcccacatcaaagTTTACTGTAATTTAAAAGACTTTCAGTACAATAGCCTTCATAAACTTGCTTGAAACATGCCATTTTAGAAAATCACCAAATCATCTAATCAGATGTAtttcagaaatgtatttattctaATGTCTGGCTCACTTTTCTGGTAAGCATTGGTTCACAAAATACAGCACAGAAGAAACTTGAAGGTGGTTTTACAATTTACTTATGTTATTGCTCTCCACAATATATAAAGATAGTCAACTTACAGAATATAGATTTTGCCCTAGTATTCAATGAGCCATCcccaaaaaacaattttaaaaggttATCTGGCAAAATACAAACATCCCTGATTATTTCAGTTCAAGCACAGGAAACTAAGCATCCTTATTATTCCTAAACTACAAAATAACTTTTACAAACTTAAATTGTGCTTATTTTCAACCCTCCAAGTCCAAAACAACTAGTGAATAAGAGATGCCTCTTCTTTTCTGTATATTATCACCATTACTGTTCAGTGCACAACATCTACAAAGCCAAAGGCTACCTAGGAACCACCTAAGACACAAACGAGATTCTATTTACTTCATTACCAACAGATGCAATTCACATGGGTACAATCATTAAAGAACTGACCATGGCTCTCTAGTCTTCTCCACATTCTTCTGAAATCTGCAAATACAAAAACCACCTGGTTCTAGATATAAACTTTAACTCCCCTaccaataaaaatatatgtattactAGGAAAACTACTTGGTTGTAGTTTACTATGAATAGTAGTGAGAAACCAAGTGGCAAGATTGGGTTATGACTTCAGggcaggaggggaaaaaaaacacaacttcTTGAAAAGGTAAAATAGCTTAAAGCATTTAATATCTAAACAAATCAATCTGTTAATAATTAGTAGTCACAAAATATGCTTAATATAGAAACCCACATTTGTTTTAAGAAAGTGTAAATTGCATTTTACCTCAAAACATAAATTAACCTGCTTAAGAATCAGCAGCAGTCAAAATCATGGAGAATTTTAAACATcagaataaaataacaataagtaCTTTATACTGTTttgtatctaaaaaaaaaagtttacaacTTCTCATGAAAATAGTTTGAGGCAaccattcttttattctttaacaGATGTTCAACATTATGAGTAACATTCTTAAAACCTTGTCTTACAGATTTTCACACATTCAAATACTGTGGTCCCCTTTCCTTTGATGGGATTTAATCAAGTTAGAGGAAAAAAAGCATGGTAGACAACTTAATACATTTCCACCAAATTGGAAGTAGTACAAAAATTTAAGGTTCTACAGAACTACACATCGTACCtaatatatcattaaaaatagAAGACAGTATTTTCTTCAGCAAATACAACAGCACATTGGTATGCCGTCAGTGTACACCCTTTAATATGTACTGCCATTCATAAATTATTTACAACTTCTACTTTACTGAAGAGAACTACAATTTAAATTTTCTGCAAAACTGGAAAAAAGCAATACAAAATCTGTGAAAGCCAGTGTTTTATATCATATAAAAGCCAGTTCTCTTCAAACACCAGCTACTGGATGCAGTGGTGACTTGGAGACATTACAGTAATTCTTGAGGATGTTTCAATGCGGGCGGCAAGTTTACAGGTCTCGACTCTTCATCAAGGAGTACTAGATCTTCTACCTCACTGCCTCTGTACTTCCTTTTACATATCTTTACCACCACTTTCTTCTTGAGAAATAACTTCAGTGCTTCTCTTGATGCAACTGCCTttgcattttctttgctttttccacAGCCAGTGCCCAAATACACCGACTTACACCTCAACTCACAAACAATACTTTCTTGAGAGCTCTTATTTTGAGGCAGATCTGCCAGTTCTTTCAACGGGACAAAAAACACATCCAGTGTTGCTTTCAGGGCTTCAATAGCTGCATTTAGCAGCTCTCCATGATTCACGCTGGGGCTAAAGCCACCAACAGCTACCAACTTCCACGCCACTGTTTTATACAGTCTATTGAAGAAAGGCTGCTTCTGCTTTACATCTTCGTTGGTTAACTTCCGACAAGAGAATTTGACTGCGCTCTCACTGGACTGTGAGGCACTTTTGGAAGGCACCTGTGAAGCGCTACTCTGAGAGCTACTCTTAGAAGCTAGCTGAGACACGCTTGCTAAGGAAGTGCTTTTGGAAGCCATAGAGCCACTGCTCTGGGAGCTGCTCTTGGAAGCTAACAGTGATGCAGCTACCTGAGAAGTGCTTTTGGAAGTCAGCAGTGAAGAACTGGTTGAACTGCTCTTGGGATTTAGTAGAGAGGTGCCTGACGAGGAACTGTTTTTAGAAACTGTAGGTGAAACACTTGCCTCTGAACTAGTTTTGGATGTTAACCCACTTGAGGCTGTCTCTGAACTAGACTTATTAGACAGTAATGGCAACTCTACTTCTGAACTTCCAGAGGAACCCAACAAGGGCACCTCGATCTCTGAGCTGCTCTGAGAAGCGGAGACGGAAGAACCTTCCACAGCACTCTTTTTAGGTGATCCGCTCTGCTGTCTGGAATCAGTGGACTGGCCCACATGACTATTCATACTGGATTTCAACAACGAAGAAACAAATGATGCTGAGCCATGTTTATCTGCAGCTTCTGGGTCAGAAGCTTTTCCAGCCCCTGCTGTTGTTACCTGAGAGGAATTGCTGCTGCTTTGGCTGCAAATAGATCTATCTCCTTCACTTGTGGAGCTATTCTGATTAGAGACACCAGAGCTGCTCCGAGCTGACGCCCCACTACTCTCTGACTTGGTGGACGACCCTGTGGGTGCCGAACTGTTTTCCTGATGAGCTGACGAACGATCTGTCTTAGCAGATTTCTTTCCATGATCTCGCTCAACGGAAGAattgttttttccttctatgaCTCGTTTTTTGGATGGCTCTTCTATCCcttctagaaagaagaaaaacacaagtaTTTCACTAGGAGTCCCACACAGATGTCAATTCATTAAGAAACATTCATTAAGAAAGCACAAAGGCCAGATGGTGGCagcagacgcctttaatcccagcactcgggaggcagaggcaggtggatctctgtgcatttgaggccagcctgctctacaagagctagttccaggatagctagggctgttacacagagaaaccctccctcCAAAAAGTACAAAGaggggggccagagagatggctaggTAGTTGAGAGCaatagctgctcttccagagaacctgggttcgattcccagcacccacacgacagctcacaagtgtctgtaatcccagttccaggtgatctgacaccctcacaccaaggcacataaaataagcTTAGATAAattgtttaagaaagaaagaaagcacaaagaggagctgggcagtagtggtggcacacgcattgaggcagaggcaggcgagtctctgagttcaagggcagtctggtctacagagccaagtTCCAacacagtcagggctgttacacagtgaaaccctgcctcgaaaagccaaaataataaataaataaaaagcacaaataaaaatatttcaggacTAGCTTCTTTTAAAGCATGAAAAAACTTCATTAATATCTTACGGTATTAACAGGATTAATTTCTAATATTAAATTAACAGCGTCAGACATTGGACTTTAAAATCTAAAGCAGTCAAAGGAAACTAACAAATTCAGCACcgaaaacagacagacacacacagtttaGCTTTAACATGTCAACTAGATTAATACATCATACAAACTCTGGCTTGTTAAAAATTAGTAAGGACAGCAATTCCTAATTATATCAAGCTTATTTTCTAAACTCCTATGTATGTTCACATCTATGATCTGCTAACCATTGCTACTCGATATCCCTCTTTTCTTCACCTTGGCAACCAGTTCGTCTCGTGTGGTATGGATTGGAGCATCTGTCACTTTGATGCCTTCAGCCATACTAAGAATTTTATCCATAACTTTTTGAGGGTacctgaaaaagaagcaaaaagtcGCTTTCAAGGAGTGTTTTTGCGGAACGACTGGCAGTGTGCGAGGTGCGGGCCCTCGGAAAACTGCAGTTCCTGGCTGCAATCAAAGCGCACCAACCGCGCGACAACTTTATTTCCCCGAGATGCCACAAACAAATGCCTCCGGCGCTCGGGAGGCGAACCCCCTAAATCGGGGGTCTCCAGGGTACCGTCGGTTGCACACAGCCCGGGGTCCCCCGCCAACACTGAGGTCGGCGCTGCCGCGGACGCCCTCCGAGGGCCGCCAGGGCCACAACTTCCCGCGCTTCCCGATCCGCCCTCCGCAGCGACACCGATCCCAGGCAGCGCCCCTCGGGCAGCCCGGAACGGCTGCCTCCCGCTCCCTCACTCACCGGCACCCCAGGAAGACATGGTTTGCCCAGGCCATAGAGAAGGAGACGAGCTGCTGGAGCTGCCGACGGCGGCTTCCGCTCTCCGCGTCGGCCGCGGCTTCCCCGGGCGTCGAGGGGACCAGGTCTCCGGCATTGCGGAGCAGGAACTCCCGGCGGTGGCGCCAGTGTTTGTCCGTCTCGCCCTCGCAGCGCAGCGTCTCCGCCCAGGCGGCTACTCGCGGGTTCTGGCTCAGGTACTCGGCCACGTCCTGCGCCATGTTGGGCCTGCGGGACGAGGAGAGCGCGAGCGCACCGAGCCAAGGGCGGCCGAGCGGCGGGGCGCGGCCCTGTCAGCGCGGCCTGCACCGGCGAACCTCCCGAGAACGCCCCTCCGGGCAGCCCGAACCCCAAACAACAGAGCACGGAGCCGACGAACCGCCCACTTCCGCCGGCCGCCGGCCCGCTCCCTTTTATCACCTCGCCGCCGCCGCGCGCTCGCGCGTCCTTCCGGCGCCAGCCCGTTCTCCCGGGGTGCTTTGCGGCGACGCCGAGCCGCCCGCCACTCGAAGGCAGGACGAGCCCGGCCGAGGCGGGGCTGAGGCGGCCGAGGGGAGGCGAACGAGGGGGAGGCGTCCTCCCGCCACCCTGCGAGGCCGCGCGGCGCCGGGTGCGGCTGGGCCTCGGCGTTCCGGCGGCGCTTTGTGACGCCGCGCTCTGCGTCCGCCCCGGGCCGGGGACAGTGGGCGGGGCGTCCGCCTGCGCGTCTCCGCCCCCGGACGCTCGCGGGGCGCGCGCggccaaaataaacaaaagctggcTTCTCTGCCCGCGCCGCGTGCTGTGGAAACTGCACCGAGCGTGCCGAGCCCCGGGCGAGCCTAGGGGCGTCAGGGGACGCCTGTGGGGTCGGGACATTAAGGAATAACAAGCCTGAGACCAGGCTCTGGGCTTGATTTCCGCGGTTTCTTCGGTTCTGGGGTCCACCCCGACTATACCCGCTTCCTCTAACGTTTTTGATCCGAAAACTATAAAGAGCCCTGTGCCGACAGGCTCTGTAGCCGTGTTCTTTGTGGAAATGAACTGTTAGCGCCAGTTGGGCCGAAGCGGAAATGTGCCTGTTTATCGCGTCCGCCTGGCCTCTCTCAGGGCAacggggctttttttttttttcctttctgatttatgtgtgtggatgttttcttGCAGTATGACTGTGCAGCTTGTGCGTGCCTGATGCCCTTGGAGACAGGAGGGTAATGGCTCTCCCGGAGCTGGAGTGACACGGGATTTCGAGCGCCAtgtggaaattgaacccaggtcttctggaagagcagcccatagttttttgttttttttgttttttttttttttgttctttatttcaacTTTTAGGTGGTCATAGTTGAAAGTACCCGGCAGTTCTGGCTTGTTAACGTTTCCAAGTCCAGATATTCGTCTAATATTAGTGAACTCAAAGCATGAGTGTAATATGTAGTAGTGATGAATTATAAAAATTTCCTTCACTAGATATTTGCATTTTGTTGTGAAAATGCTTAtcagaataataaaacaaaatgaagtcaTTTTGTTTCTAAACTTGGGTAACCATGAGCCTGTGTCCCAACactgtttaatcccagcactggggaggcaggtgggtgtgagtgtgaggccagagtgagttccaggacaggctctaaaagctacagagaaatcctgttaaaagaaccaaaaaaagctcCAAATTAGTGATGGGAAGCCGGAAATGTCTTTCATTGTGGCCACAAAGATCCCCAGtgacacccaccccaccccaagtggGTCTTTGGAGCCCTGAAATGAGATTCAAGCCAAggatatgcataattaaaatatgtgcatttAAACAGCGATCAGGGTGTGGCCCTGCCCATTATTGAGTCTCATCGTGTAAGGTGATTGGGACAGTGGTTagaaccataaaatcattttcaggaTTTACTTCTCCATAAGATTCTTGGGGGAaatctcattttttctttctttctttctttctttctttctttctttctttctttctttctttctttctttctttctttctttctttctttctttttttggtttttcgagacagggtttctctgtagctttggtgcctgtcccggaactagctctgtagaccaggctgggattaaaggcgtgcgccaccacctccaggctgGAAATCTCATTTCCTAGGGGGTCTATTGTTTCAATATTCTAATAGAATGAGACTAAAGAGCCTCTTTAAAATACTTTGATTTTAGCCCACACGTTTAAtccgggggcgggggggggggggggggggtatggggCACGACCAGCAGCAGACGGATCTGAGTtcgttagcctggtctatagagcaagttccaggacagccaaggctacatagagaagcaagccctgtcttgaaaaacaaaagagaaagaaaaagaaaaaccaatcaaacaaacaaagcatcaTTTCTATGAAGCCAGTTACAATTTTAGATAACAATTTTAGACAAGCAGCGAAAACGCAGCAgtaggcgatggtggtgcacaccttaaccccagcactttcaAGGCAGAACACAGGCGAATCTCTGGAATCAGCTTGCTctatacagtgaattccaggacagccagggctacatagagaaaccctgaaagcaaacaaaacactatGTAATTTATATACATGCTTGAGCAATAAAAACCAGCTTTTTCATGAAAACTACATTGCCTTCCCAGCCATACCAGGAAGAAACTACAGCAAGTTCAAAAGAGAAATTGAAGCTTCACTATTGTTATCCCATAGCTTTACCGTTAAGTCTGAAAACTGAAGACTGTAGGAATGCTTACAGTTTAGAAACTTAATGAATTCCTTAACAAGGGGttcaaaaagaaaatactcaatttcataGCTAAATGGTACtggtaaattttaaaaactagacaTTTTTTCCCTGGCCACCCTGTGTCCTCCTCCTGGCTGATTTTAAGGCCCTCACAGGAAA comes from the Microtus pennsylvanicus isolate mMicPen1 chromosome 9, mMicPen1.hap1, whole genome shotgun sequence genome and includes:
- the Cdkn2aip gene encoding CDKN2A-interacting protein isoform X2 encodes the protein MAQDVAEYLSQNPRVAAWAETLRCEGETDKHWRHRREFLLRNAGDLVPSTPGEAAADAESGSRRRQLQQLVSFSMAWANHVFLGCRYPQKVMDKILSMAEGIKVTDAPIHTTRDELVAKKG
- the Cdkn2aip gene encoding CDKN2A-interacting protein isoform X1, whose translation is MAQDVAEYLSQNPRVAAWAETLRCEGETDKHWRHRREFLLRNAGDLVPSTPGEAAADAESGSRRRQLQQLVSFSMAWANHVFLGCRYPQKVMDKILSMAEGIKVTDAPIHTTRDELVAKVKKRGISSSNEGIEEPSKKRVIEGKNNSSVERDHGKKSAKTDRSSAHQENSSAPTGSSTKSESSGASARSSSGVSNQNSSTSEGDRSICSQSSSNSSQVTTAGAGKASDPEAADKHGSASFVSSLLKSSMNSHVGQSTDSRQQSGSPKKSAVEGSSVSASQSSSEIEVPLLGSSGSSEVELPLLSNKSSSETASSGLTSKTSSEASVSPTVSKNSSSSGTSLLNPKSSSTSSSLLTSKSTSQVAASLLASKSSSQSSGSMASKSTSLASVSQLASKSSSQSSASQVPSKSASQSSESAVKFSCRKLTNEDVKQKQPFFNRLYKTVAWKLVAVGGFSPSVNHGELLNAAIEALKATLDVFFVPLKELADLPQNKSSQESIVCELRCKSVYLGTGCGKSKENAKAVASREALKLFLKKKVVVKICKRKYRGSEVEDLVLLDEESRPVNLPPALKHPQELL